In Pseudomonas fluorescens, a genomic segment contains:
- a CDS encoding glutathione S-transferase family protein — protein MLKLYGFSVSNYYNMVKLALLEKGLPFEEVPFYAGQTPEALAVSPRGKVPVLGVKQGFVNETSVILEYIEQTQEGRSLLPADPFQRAQVLALCREIELYIELPARACFAEAFFGMQVPDAIKEKSKAELLLGIGSLGRHGKFAPYVAGESFTIADLYFMYSVNLACAVGEKLFGLDLLAELPAAKVLLERLHAMPNAQKVAADREAAMPAFMAMVAAKK, from the coding sequence ATGCTCAAGCTTTACGGATTTTCGGTCAGTAACTACTACAACATGGTGAAACTGGCGCTGCTGGAGAAGGGGCTACCGTTCGAAGAGGTGCCTTTTTACGCCGGGCAAACCCCTGAGGCGCTTGCCGTCAGCCCGCGAGGCAAGGTGCCGGTACTGGGGGTGAAGCAGGGTTTCGTCAATGAAACCAGCGTGATCCTCGAATACATCGAGCAAACCCAGGAGGGCCGTTCGCTGCTGCCTGCTGATCCTTTTCAGCGTGCCCAGGTGCTGGCGTTGTGCCGGGAAATCGAGCTGTACATCGAACTGCCCGCCCGCGCGTGTTTCGCCGAGGCGTTTTTCGGCATGCAGGTGCCGGACGCGATCAAGGAGAAATCCAAGGCTGAGTTGCTGCTGGGGATCGGTTCTTTAGGTCGGCACGGCAAGTTCGCGCCTTATGTGGCAGGTGAGAGCTTTACGATTGCGGATCTGTATTTCATGTATAGCGTGAACCTCGCCTGTGCCGTGGGCGAGAAGTTGTTTGGCCTGGACCTGTTGGCTGAACTCCCGGCGGCCAAAGTGTTGCTGGAGCGGCTGCATGCCATGCCCAATGCGCAGAAGGTGGCGGCGGACAGGGAAGCCGCGATGCCGGCGTTCATGGCGATGGTTGCGGCCAAAAAGTGA
- a CDS encoding class I adenylate cyclase, with protein sequence MTRTHEIRPDLDEGIDRKVLAQLRARFMALNEGRIARAIDGLTPRQQSVLTLLPLFFHVNHPLLPGYVSGSTPAGLSNFEPDAQALTEAQRLTRSFSYKPRHGNPPRPIHGLFLMGSLGTLAQADQSDMDVWVCHAADLDESELAELRKKCQLLEAWALSMGAEAHFFLIEPTRFVLGERDTQLSSDDCGTTQHYLLLDEFYRTAIWLAGRTPIWWLVPVYEETRYAEFTHTLISKRFIRADETLDLGHLARIPPGEFIGAGLWQLFKGIESPYKSVLKLLLTEVYASEHPNVQCLSLRFKQAVFANQMDLDELDPYIVVYRRIEEYLKVRNEPERLELVRRALYLKVNRKLSAGQRSSSWQHLLLERLAQEWGWNPRQLALLDSRSQWKVRQVASERRALVSELNYSYRFLTQFARSEQTVSLINKRDLNVLGRRLYAAFERKAGKVEFINPGIAPDLAEDTLTLVQSPNRKEPGQHHWGLYNGNLTALEWEHFAPIKRSRDLLEMLTWCHRNGVIDSSTRLALHPGTSDMTEFELFNLLGSLQQSIALPLPSVAEERLLRSAVPEEVLLLINVGVDPLKHHRDLNILMTTERTDSLSYAGVRDNLVLTLDQVTLNSWNEVMVSRYDGPHALLDCLRDYLNQLPSDHLPRLRVRCFCHNRAQFIAQRVEEIFDTAQNLLLGQGNHRYLLQVQQHYHVMELMPGQATHVSLATQDALIAYLSEELASYSPLHLDAMALEDHDLALLLPMGMADCVQVFYRVNEGFAELYVLDEFNALWQQRLPFHDEQSLLAPLQRFLQSIIYRRDALSPLDPQEPLGAVQTLYYQLLPSGNNRARGIEPRPAPQNPANKPFYDVQAIIGKAAPGQVGITLYCNQREFSELEFGDQLFAVVAQEIVGQRRETERYRCYITDLDLSGLIGDVQSPSNLYLRYKAELEQALNEALNQI encoded by the coding sequence ATGACCCGCACCCATGAAATCCGCCCCGACCTGGACGAAGGCATCGACCGCAAGGTGCTGGCTCAGCTGCGCGCGCGCTTCATGGCCCTCAACGAAGGCCGCATAGCCCGCGCCATCGACGGGCTAACGCCGCGCCAGCAAAGCGTACTGACACTGTTGCCGCTGTTTTTCCACGTCAATCACCCGCTCCTGCCAGGCTATGTGTCGGGCAGTACACCGGCCGGGCTGTCGAACTTCGAGCCTGATGCCCAGGCCCTGACCGAAGCCCAGCGCCTGACCCGTTCATTCTCCTACAAGCCGCGCCATGGCAACCCGCCCCGTCCGATCCATGGCCTGTTCCTGATGGGCAGCCTCGGCACCCTGGCCCAGGCAGACCAGAGCGATATGGATGTGTGGGTGTGCCACGCCGCCGACCTGGACGAAAGCGAACTGGCCGAGCTGCGCAAGAAATGCCAGCTGCTGGAGGCCTGGGCCTTGAGCATGGGCGCCGAGGCACATTTTTTCCTGATTGAGCCGACGCGCTTCGTACTGGGTGAGCGCGACACCCAACTGAGCTCCGACGACTGCGGCACCACCCAGCATTACCTGCTGCTGGACGAGTTCTACCGCACCGCCATCTGGCTGGCTGGCCGTACACCGATCTGGTGGCTGGTGCCCGTCTATGAAGAAACCCGCTACGCCGAATTCACCCACACGCTGATCTCCAAGCGCTTTATACGCGCCGATGAAACCCTTGACCTGGGCCACCTGGCACGCATCCCTCCGGGCGAATTCATCGGCGCCGGGTTGTGGCAACTGTTCAAAGGCATCGAGTCGCCCTACAAGTCAGTGCTCAAGCTGCTGCTGACCGAGGTTTATGCCAGCGAGCACCCAAACGTGCAGTGCCTGAGCCTGCGCTTCAAGCAGGCGGTGTTCGCCAACCAGATGGATCTGGATGAGCTGGACCCTTACATCGTGGTCTATCGCCGCATCGAGGAATACCTCAAGGTCCGCAACGAACCGGAGCGCCTGGAGCTGGTAAGGCGAGCGCTGTATTTAAAGGTCAACCGCAAGCTCAGCGCTGGCCAGCGTAGCTCTAGCTGGCAACACCTGTTGCTGGAGCGCCTGGCCCAGGAGTGGGGCTGGAACCCGCGCCAATTGGCCCTGCTGGACAGCCGCAGCCAATGGAAAGTGCGCCAGGTCGCCTCCGAGCGTCGCGCATTGGTCAGTGAGCTGAACTACAGCTATCGCTTCCTGACGCAATTCGCCCGCAGCGAACAGACAGTCAGCCTGATCAATAAGCGTGACCTCAATGTGCTCGGCCGCCGCCTATATGCGGCGTTCGAGCGTAAAGCCGGCAAAGTCGAGTTCATCAACCCCGGCATCGCCCCGGACCTGGCCGAAGACACCCTGACCCTGGTGCAATCGCCCAACCGCAAAGAGCCGGGCCAGCACCATTGGGGGCTGTACAACGGCAACCTCACCGCCCTGGAATGGGAGCACTTTGCGCCGATCAAGCGCAGCCGCGATTTGCTGGAAATGCTGACTTGGTGCCACCGCAACGGCGTGATCGACAGCAGCACTCGCCTGGCGCTGCACCCGGGCACCAGCGACATGACCGAGTTCGAGCTGTTCAACCTGCTGGGCAGCCTGCAGCAGAGCATTGCCCTACCCTTGCCCAGCGTCGCTGAAGAACGCCTGTTACGCTCGGCGGTGCCCGAAGAGGTATTGCTGTTGATCAACGTCGGCGTCGACCCGCTCAAGCATCACCGCGACCTGAATATCCTGATGACCACCGAGCGCACCGACTCCCTGAGCTACGCCGGTGTGCGCGACAACCTGGTGCTGACCCTCGACCAGGTCACCCTCAATAGCTGGAACGAGGTGATGGTCAGCCGCTACGACGGCCCCCATGCTCTGCTCGATTGCCTGCGCGACTACCTCAACCAGCTGCCATCAGATCACCTGCCGCGGCTACGGGTGCGCTGCTTCTGTCACAACCGTGCGCAGTTCATTGCCCAGCGCGTAGAAGAAATCTTCGACACGGCGCAGAACCTGCTGCTGGGGCAGGGCAATCACCGCTACTTGCTCCAGGTGCAACAGCACTATCACGTGATGGAGTTGATGCCCGGCCAGGCCACCCACGTATCACTGGCGACCCAGGATGCGCTGATCGCCTACCTCAGCGAAGAACTGGCCAGCTACAGCCCGCTGCACCTGGATGCCATGGCCCTGGAGGACCACGACCTGGCGCTGCTTTTGCCCATGGGTATGGCCGATTGCGTGCAAGTGTTCTACCGGGTCAATGAAGGCTTCGCCGAGCTGTATGTGCTGGATGAGTTCAACGCGCTCTGGCAGCAGCGCCTGCCGTTTCATGACGAGCAGAGCCTGTTGGCACCGCTGCAGCGCTTCCTGCAATCGATCATCTATCGCCGGGACGCGCTGTCGCCGCTGGACCCACAGGAACCGCTGGGCGCGGTGCAAACCCTGTACTACCAACTATTACCGTCAGGCAATAACCGTGCACGCGGCATAGAGCCTCGGCCAGCACCACAAAATCCGGCCAACAAGCCGTTTTATGACGTGCAGGCGATTATCGGCAAGGCGGCGCCGGGCCAAGTGGGGATTACCCTGTACTGCAATCAGCGGGAGTTTTCCGAACTGGAATTTGGCGACCAGCTGTTTGCAGTGGTCGCCCAGGAGATCGTCGGGCAGCGCCGCGAAACCGAGCGCTACCGCTGCTATATCACTGATCTGGACCTGTCGGGTCTGATCGGTGATGTGCAAAGCCCGAGCAATTTGTACCTGCGCTACAAGGCCGAGCTGGAGCAAGCGCTCAATGAAGCACTGAACCAGATTTAA
- a CDS encoding uroporphyrinogen-III C-methyltransferase, with the protein MSDTALPKDETQPALDAPVETPVAAPRRGNGLAIVALLLGAAGVAVGGWGIWQVRALQASSQHQLGQVQTLDDQSQSLKQGQQQLAARLAQLPGADELEERRRLVAQLQGDQQRLNQRLETVLGASRKDWRLAEAEHLIRLASLRLSALQDINSAQSLVQGADEILREQNDPGSYAAREQLAKSLAALRSTEQPDRTGLYLQLAALRDQVVQLAAIAPEYQLTEPASQGRPTTDTDNRWSQWWEQISRYFRIDFNPDDNIRPLLAGQGLNQVRLALSLALEQAQWAALNGESAVYSRSLGEARSVLQDNFNQDNPQSKAMLARIAELEPKAVSVVTPDLAASLAAVQAYLERRHLSADEAKASAGTPATQE; encoded by the coding sequence GTGAGCGATACAGCCTTGCCTAAAGATGAAACTCAGCCCGCGCTCGATGCGCCGGTCGAGACACCGGTCGCCGCGCCACGCCGTGGCAATGGCCTGGCAATCGTTGCCCTGCTGCTGGGCGCCGCGGGTGTTGCCGTTGGCGGTTGGGGGATCTGGCAGGTCCGTGCCCTGCAAGCCAGCAGCCAGCATCAATTGGGCCAGGTGCAGACCCTTGATGACCAGTCCCAGTCTCTCAAGCAAGGCCAGCAACAGTTGGCGGCACGCCTGGCACAGTTGCCGGGCGCTGATGAGCTGGAGGAGCGTCGCCGCCTGGTGGCCCAGTTGCAAGGTGATCAGCAGCGCCTGAACCAGCGCCTGGAAACCGTGCTGGGGGCCAGCCGCAAGGACTGGCGCCTGGCTGAAGCCGAGCATCTGATCCGTCTGGCGAGTTTGCGACTGTCGGCCTTGCAGGATATCAACAGTGCTCAGTCGCTGGTCCAGGGCGCCGATGAGATCCTGCGCGAGCAGAATGATCCGGGTTCCTACGCTGCCCGCGAGCAACTGGCCAAGAGCCTGGCCGCGCTGCGCAGCACCGAGCAGCCGGACCGTACCGGGTTGTATCTGCAATTGGCGGCGTTGCGCGATCAGGTCGTGCAGCTGGCGGCGATTGCGCCGGAATACCAGCTTACGGAGCCGGCTTCCCAAGGGCGTCCAACCACGGACACTGACAACCGTTGGAGCCAATGGTGGGAACAGATTTCCCGTTACTTCCGCATCGATTTCAACCCCGATGACAACATTCGCCCGCTGCTGGCCGGCCAAGGCTTGAACCAGGTGCGTCTGGCCCTGAGCCTGGCCCTGGAGCAAGCTCAATGGGCCGCGCTCAATGGCGAGTCGGCGGTGTACAGCCGTTCGCTGGGTGAAGCGCGTAGCGTGTTGCAGGACAACTTCAACCAGGACAACCCCCAGAGCAAGGCGATGCTGGCACGGATCGCCGAGCTTGAGCCCAAGGCCGTCTCGGTGGTGACACCGGACCTGGCCGCGAGCCTGGCGGCCGTGCAGGCGTATCTCGAGCGTCGTCATCTGTCTGCTGACGAAGCCAAGGCTTCGGCTGGCACGCCGGCGACCCAGGAGTAG
- a CDS encoding heme biosynthesis protein HemY, which yields MKRFYVILVLAIAIALALAVGISKHTGYVLITYPHVLHYESSLWATLVAVFVIVLAIYLLRVLLSLVTTSGGVVNPWSRRNRSRRVQIAIEQGQMDLAEGRWASAERHLHRAAEAERQPLLYYLGAARAANEQGRYEESDSLLERALERQPQAELAVALSHAQLQTDRGDTEGALVTLQAMHERHPHNAQVLRQLQRLHQQRGDWSSVIRLLPELRKDKVLPPGELAELERRAWGENLSLAAQREEQGEAGLQSLERAWQQLTSAQRQEPQLVLAYAEQLRQLGADAKAEEVLRGAIKRSYDSHLIRLYGLLRGSDPARQLKFAEGWLKDHSGDASLLLTLGRLCLQNSLWGKARDYLEGSLQVQRNPEACAELARLLAQLGDTERSNQLFQEGLGLLDSRLLASPLPVPARV from the coding sequence ATGAAGCGTTTCTATGTGATCCTGGTGCTGGCGATTGCGATCGCCCTGGCACTGGCCGTGGGCATCTCGAAACATACTGGCTACGTGCTGATTACCTATCCCCATGTGCTGCATTACGAGTCGAGCCTGTGGGCCACCCTGGTGGCGGTGTTTGTCATCGTCCTGGCGATCTACCTGCTCCGCGTGTTGCTGAGCCTGGTGACCACCTCCGGTGGCGTGGTCAACCCATGGTCGCGCCGTAACCGCAGCCGTCGCGTACAAATCGCGATCGAACAGGGCCAGATGGACCTCGCCGAAGGGCGCTGGGCCAGTGCCGAGCGCCACCTGCACCGGGCTGCCGAAGCCGAGCGTCAACCGTTGCTGTATTACCTCGGCGCGGCCCGTGCGGCCAATGAGCAGGGGCGCTACGAAGAGTCGGACAGCTTGCTCGAGCGCGCCCTGGAGCGTCAGCCTCAAGCCGAGCTGGCGGTTGCCTTGAGCCATGCGCAATTGCAGACGGACCGCGGCGATACCGAGGGCGCCCTGGTGACCCTGCAGGCGATGCATGAGCGCCATCCCCATAACGCCCAGGTACTGCGTCAATTGCAGCGCCTGCATCAGCAGCGGGGCGACTGGTCGTCGGTCATTCGACTATTGCCCGAGTTGCGCAAAGACAAAGTCTTGCCCCCTGGTGAACTGGCCGAGCTGGAGCGTCGCGCCTGGGGTGAAAACCTGAGCCTGGCGGCCCAGCGGGAAGAGCAGGGCGAAGCCGGTTTGCAGTCCCTTGAACGGGCCTGGCAGCAACTGACCTCTGCCCAGCGTCAGGAGCCGCAGCTGGTGTTGGCCTACGCTGAGCAACTGCGTCAGTTAGGCGCGGATGCCAAGGCCGAGGAAGTGCTGCGGGGTGCGATCAAGCGCAGCTACGACAGCCATCTGATTCGGTTATACGGCCTGCTGCGAGGCAGTGACCCGGCGCGGCAACTGAAGTTTGCCGAAGGCTGGCTCAAGGACCACTCCGGTGACGCCAGCCTGCTGTTGACTCTGGGTCGCCTGTGCTTGCAGAACAGCCTGTGGGGCAAGGCACGGGACTACCTGGAAGGCAGCCTGCAGGTGCAGCGCAATCCCGAAGCCTGCGCCGAGTTGGCGCGACTGCTGGCCCAATTAGGCGACACTGAGCGCAGCAACCAGCTGTTCCAGGAAGGCCTGGGTCTGCTGGACAGTCGGCTGCTGGCCTCTCCATTGCCGGTACCGGCGCGGGTTTGA
- a CDS encoding disulfide bond formation protein B has product MSLAPSRSLFLLAFMAGALTLSASFYLEYGALLRPCFLCQVQRLFLAVFTLINLSAAIHNPKRSGVFLYGLASMSCAVLGATAAVRQVLLQNSVPDQAPDCWPSAQDMIENLSLEDAVRSVFKGTVDCMEINWTLFDLSLPEWSLLFFVAMLILGGVQFSRLLFSQRLSLARH; this is encoded by the coding sequence ATGTCTTTGGCCCCCTCACGCTCCCTGTTTTTGCTGGCGTTCATGGCAGGTGCGCTGACGTTGAGCGCATCGTTCTATCTGGAATATGGCGCGCTGCTTCGGCCCTGCTTCCTGTGCCAGGTGCAGCGGCTATTTTTAGCGGTCTTTACGCTGATCAACCTGAGTGCTGCCATTCATAACCCCAAGCGCTCTGGCGTCTTCCTTTACGGGTTGGCAAGCATGAGCTGTGCCGTGCTCGGCGCGACTGCCGCCGTACGCCAGGTGCTGCTGCAGAACAGCGTGCCGGATCAAGCCCCCGATTGTTGGCCCAGCGCACAGGACATGATTGAAAACCTGTCGCTTGAGGATGCGGTGCGCTCGGTGTTCAAAGGCACCGTCGATTGCATGGAGATAAACTGGACGCTGTTCGACCTGAGCCTTCCGGAGTGGAGCCTGTTGTTCTTCGTGGCGATGCTGATCCTGGGAGGCGTGCAGTTTTCGCGGCTGTTGTTCAGTCAGCGTTTAAGCTTGGCAAGGCACTGA
- the hemC gene encoding hydroxymethylbilane synthase translates to MSSREIRIATRKSALALWQAEYVKARLEEAHPGLKVSLVPMVSRGDKLLDSPLSKIGGKGLFVKELETALLENEADIAVHSMKDVPMDFPEGLGLFCICEREDPRDAFVSNTYASLDELPLGSIVGTSSLRRQAQLLTRRPDLQIRFLRGNVNTRLAKLDAGEYDAIILAAAGLIRLGFEDRITSTISVEDSLPAGGQGAVGIECRTADSEIHALLNPLDHHDTEVRVTAERALNKHLNGGCQVPIACYAVLEGDTLWLRGLVGDPAGGTLLTAEMRGPRRDASALGIQVAEELLEKGAGAILQKVYGEAGPQ, encoded by the coding sequence ATGTCCTCTCGCGAAATCCGCATCGCCACTCGTAAAAGCGCCCTGGCCTTGTGGCAGGCCGAATACGTCAAAGCTCGCCTTGAAGAGGCTCATCCAGGTCTCAAGGTATCCTTGGTGCCCATGGTGAGTCGCGGCGACAAGCTGCTGGACTCGCCGCTGTCGAAGATTGGCGGCAAGGGCCTGTTCGTCAAGGAGCTGGAGACCGCGCTGCTGGAAAATGAAGCCGACATCGCCGTGCATTCGATGAAAGATGTGCCCATGGACTTCCCCGAAGGCCTGGGCCTTTTTTGCATCTGCGAGCGCGAAGACCCGCGCGATGCGTTCGTTTCCAATACCTATGCATCTCTGGATGAGCTGCCTTTGGGCAGCATCGTCGGCACTTCGAGCCTGCGTCGCCAGGCGCAGTTGTTGACCCGTCGTCCAGACCTGCAGATCCGCTTTCTGCGCGGCAACGTCAACACGCGCCTGGCCAAGCTGGATGCCGGCGAATATGACGCGATTATCCTCGCTGCGGCCGGGCTTATCCGCCTTGGCTTCGAAGACCGTATTACGTCAACGATCAGCGTTGAAGACAGCTTGCCCGCTGGCGGCCAGGGTGCGGTAGGTATTGAATGCCGCACGGCAGACAGCGAAATCCACGCGTTGCTCAACCCCCTCGATCACCACGACACCGAAGTGCGCGTCACGGCCGAGCGCGCCCTGAACAAGCACCTCAACGGTGGCTGTCAGGTGCCGATCGCCTGCTACGCCGTGCTCGAAGGTGACACTCTATGGCTGCGTGGCCTGGTTGGGGATCCGGCCGGTGGCACCCTGCTCACCGCCGAGATGCGCGGGCCACGGCGTGATGCGAGCGCCCTGGGTATCCAGGTGGCTGAAGAGCTGCTGGAAAAAGGCGCTGGCGCCATTCTGCAAAAAGTCTATGGCGAGGCCGGTCCGCAGTGA
- a CDS encoding LytR/AlgR family response regulator transcription factor produces MNVLIVDDEPQARERLSRLVSELEGYTVLEPSATNGEEALTLIDSLKPDVVLLDIRMPGLDGLQVAARLSERESPPSVVLCAAQEEFSAEALEASGVSFLVKPATGDALLKALKKAERPNRVQLAALTQPAAQSGNGPRSHISARTRKGIELIPLSQVVYFIADHKYVTLRHEAGEVLLDEPLKALEDEFGDRFVRIHRNALVARERIERLQRTPLGHFQLFLKGLNGDALIVSRRHVAGVRKMMQQL; encoded by the coding sequence ATGAATGTCCTGATCGTTGATGACGAACCCCAAGCCCGCGAGCGACTGAGCCGCCTGGTCAGTGAACTCGAGGGTTATACAGTCCTTGAACCGAGCGCCACCAACGGGGAGGAGGCGTTGACGTTGATCGATAGCCTCAAGCCGGATGTGGTGCTGCTCGATATCCGCATGCCCGGCCTTGATGGCCTGCAGGTCGCCGCCCGCCTGAGTGAGAGAGAATCACCTCCGTCGGTGGTGTTGTGCGCTGCCCAGGAAGAGTTTTCCGCGGAAGCGTTGGAAGCCAGTGGTGTCAGTTTCCTGGTCAAGCCGGCGACTGGCGACGCGTTGCTCAAGGCATTGAAAAAGGCCGAGCGCCCTAACCGGGTCCAACTCGCTGCCCTGACTCAACCTGCCGCCCAGAGTGGCAACGGGCCGCGCAGCCATATCAGTGCGCGTACGCGCAAAGGTATCGAGCTGATCCCCCTGAGCCAGGTGGTGTACTTCATTGCCGATCACAAGTACGTGACGCTGCGCCATGAAGCCGGTGAAGTCCTGCTCGATGAGCCGCTCAAGGCTCTTGAAGATGAGTTTGGCGACCGCTTTGTGCGAATCCACCGCAATGCGTTGGTGGCCCGCGAACGAATCGAGCGCCTGCAACGTACGCCCCTGGGGCACTTCCAGCTGTTCCTGAAAGGGCTCAATGGCGATGCCTTGATCGTCAGCCGACGCCATGTCGCCGGCGTGCGCAAGATGATGCAGCAGCTTTAG
- a CDS encoding uroporphyrinogen-III synthase, whose protein sequence is MTGWRVLLTRPAEESKALAASLSEAGIFSSSLPLLEIEALPVTPAQQAVFRDLGRYCAVIVVSKPAARLGLQQLERHWPQLPWFSVGAATAQVLADQGLDVHYPPTGDDSEALLALPALREAIARPGARVLILRGEGGRELLAERLREQGASVDYLELYRRFLPAYDAGVLMQRIQLERLNGLVVSSGQGFLHLQALAGPDWPHVARLPLFVPSPRVYEMARDAGAENVVDCRGASAAALLVALGGFVL, encoded by the coding sequence GTGACCGGCTGGCGTGTGCTGCTGACGCGGCCTGCCGAGGAGTCGAAGGCCCTGGCGGCGTCGTTGTCCGAAGCCGGCATTTTCAGCAGCAGCCTGCCCTTGCTGGAGATCGAGGCGTTGCCGGTCACGCCCGCACAACAGGCGGTTTTCCGCGACCTGGGCCGTTATTGCGCAGTGATCGTGGTGAGCAAACCGGCTGCGCGCCTGGGTTTGCAACAGCTGGAGCGACACTGGCCGCAATTGCCGTGGTTCAGCGTTGGCGCGGCGACCGCCCAGGTGCTGGCTGACCAGGGCCTTGACGTTCACTATCCGCCCACCGGTGACGACAGCGAAGCCTTGCTCGCCTTACCCGCCTTGCGCGAGGCTATTGCACGCCCTGGGGCGCGGGTGTTGATCCTGCGGGGGGAAGGCGGCCGAGAACTGCTGGCTGAGCGTTTGCGCGAGCAAGGTGCTAGTGTCGACTATCTGGAGTTGTATCGCCGCTTCCTGCCGGCCTACGACGCCGGGGTACTGATGCAGCGCATCCAGTTGGAACGCTTGAACGGCCTGGTGGTCAGCAGTGGGCAGGGTTTCTTGCATCTGCAAGCCCTGGCCGGACCCGATTGGCCACACGTGGCCCGACTGCCGTTGTTCGTACCCAGCCCGCGAGTCTATGAGATGGCGCGGGACGCTGGGGCAGAAAATGTTGTGGATTGTCGCGGCGCGAGTGCTGCGGCTTTGTTAGTGGCGTTAGGCGGCTTTGTCTTATAA
- the argH gene encoding argininosuccinate lyase yields the protein MSTDKTNQSWGGRFSEPVDAFVARFTASVTFDQRLYRHDIMGSIAHATMLAKVGVLTDAERDSIIDGLTTIRGEIEAGTFDWRVDLEDVHMNIEARLTDRIGVTGKKLHTGRSRNDQVATDIRLWLRDEIDLILAEITRLQKGLLEQAERESDTIMPGFTHLQTAQPVTFGHHLLAWFEMLSRDYERLVDCRKRANRMPLGSAALAGTTYPIDREYTAQLLGFDAVGGNSLDGVSDRDFAIEFCAAASIAMMHLSRFSEELVLWTSAQFQFIDLPDRFCTGSSIMPQKKNPDVPELVRGKSGRVFGALMGLLTLMKGQPLAYNKDNQEDKEPLFDAADTLRDSLRAFADMIPAIKPKHAIMREAALRGFSTATDLADYLVRRGLPFRDCHEIVGHAVKYGVDTGKDLAEMSLEELRQFSDQIEQDVFAVLTLEGSVNARNHVGGTAPAQVKAAVVRGQALLASR from the coding sequence ATGAGCACCGACAAGACCAACCAGTCCTGGGGCGGCCGCTTCAGTGAACCCGTCGACGCCTTCGTCGCCCGCTTCACCGCCTCCGTCACCTTCGACCAGCGCCTGTACCGCCACGACATCATGGGCTCGATCGCCCACGCCACGATGCTGGCCAAGGTCGGCGTGCTGACCGACGCCGAGCGCGACAGCATCATCGACGGCCTGACCACCATTCGCGGTGAGATCGAAGCCGGTACGTTCGACTGGCGCGTCGACCTGGAAGACGTGCACATGAATATTGAGGCCCGCCTCACCGACCGCATCGGCGTGACCGGCAAGAAACTGCACACCGGGCGCAGCCGCAATGACCAGGTGGCCACCGATATCCGCCTGTGGCTGCGCGATGAAATCGACCTGATCCTGGCCGAAATAACTCGCCTGCAGAAAGGCTTGCTGGAACAGGCCGAGCGCGAATCGGACACCATCATGCCCGGCTTCACCCACCTGCAAACCGCCCAGCCTGTCACCTTCGGCCACCACTTGCTGGCCTGGTTCGAAATGCTCAGCCGCGACTACGAGCGCCTGGTGGATTGCCGCAAGCGCGCCAACCGCATGCCCTTGGGCAGCGCCGCGCTGGCCGGCACCACCTACCCGATCGACCGCGAATACACCGCACAACTGCTGGGCTTCGATGCCGTGGGCGGCAACTCCCTGGACGGCGTGTCGGACCGCGATTTCGCCATCGAATTCTGCGCCGCCGCCAGTATCGCGATGATGCACCTGTCGCGTTTCTCCGAAGAACTGGTGTTGTGGACCAGCGCGCAATTCCAGTTCATCGACCTGCCGGATCGCTTCTGCACCGGTAGCTCGATCATGCCGCAAAAGAAAAACCCCGACGTGCCCGAGCTGGTGCGTGGCAAGAGCGGCCGCGTATTCGGCGCACTGATGGGCCTGCTGACCCTGATGAAAGGCCAGCCCTTGGCCTACAACAAGGACAACCAGGAAGACAAGGAACCGCTGTTCGACGCCGCCGACACCCTACGTGATTCGCTGCGTGCCTTTGCCGACATGATCCCCGCGATCAAGCCCAAGCACGCGATCATGCGTGAAGCAGCCCTGCGTGGGTTCTCCACCGCGACGGACCTGGCGGACTACCTGGTACGCCGTGGCCTGCCGTTCCGCGACTGCCACGAAATCGTCGGCCATGCCGTGAAATACGGCGTGGACACCGGCAAGGACCTGGCGGAAATGAGCCTGGAAGAACTGCGCCAGTTCAGCGACCAGATCGAGCAGGACGTGTTTGCCGTGCTGACCCTGGAAGGCTCGGTGAATGCCCGTAACCACGTGGGCGGCACCGCACCGGCGCAGGTGAAGGCAGCCGTCGTGCGCGGCCAGGCCCTCCTCGCCAGCCGCTGA
- a CDS encoding TIGR02647 family protein: MSYTPELVAELEILALFNLGSSQEGLKVHQTAAPTAIAAAKRLFEKKLIDQPDGGYLTSLGRDAAEQAQTLLTILSTATSKEAA, translated from the coding sequence ATGTCGTATACCCCTGAGTTGGTTGCCGAACTGGAAATCCTTGCACTCTTCAACCTGGGCAGCTCCCAGGAAGGTCTGAAAGTCCACCAGACTGCCGCTCCCACTGCCATCGCCGCGGCCAAACGCCTGTTCGAGAAAAAGCTGATCGACCAGCCGGACGGAGGCTATCTGACCAGCCTTGGCCGAGACGCCGCCGAGCAAGCGCAAACCCTGCTGACGATCTTGAGCACCGCGACAAGCAAAGAAGCCGCCTGA